In Candidatus Manganitrophus morganii, the genomic window GCATGATCGGGCTTCTCCTTTTGATGGGAATCGTCAAGAAAAACTCGATTATCCTGGTGGACTACGCCATTCAGATCCGGGAAGAAGGAGGGTTGGACGCCGCAACGGCGATGCTTCGCGCCGGCCCCGTCCGGCTGCGGCCCATTTTGATGACGTCGGTGGCGACCATGATGGCGGCCGTTCCGGCGGCGCTGGCCCTCGGCTCCGGTTCGGAAGTTCGCTCTCCGATGGCGATGGCGGTCATCGGCGGGATGATCGTCTCCACCGTGCTCAGTCTTTTCGTGGTCCCGGCGTTTTATGTTGTGGCCGATCGGGTGGCTGTGAAAGTAAAAGGGTGGCGGAGCCGGCGGCAGGCGGTCGGGCCGGTCGAGACCGAGCCGAAGTTGATGAAGTAGGATCCCGTGATTCAGAACGAAGCCTCCAATGCGATCATCGTCAAAAACCTGGTGAAGCGATACGACGCATTCAACGCGCTCGATCATATCGATTTGACCGTGCCGTTCGGCGAATGTTTCGGATCGCTCGGTCCCAACGGCGCCGGCAAGACGACACTTATCCGGATTTTGACCGGGTTGATCCACCCGACGGAGGGGGAGGCGATCGTCGCGGGGCATGACGTGGCCAAGCGGCCGGACGCCGTCCGCCGGTCGATCGGTGTCGTCTCCCAGGCGATGACGACCGATCTTGATTTGACCGGCCGGGAGAACCTCGACATTTATGGAAAGTACTATCAGGTTCCCGACAAAGAGCGGCGCGAGCGGATCGGGGACCTTCTCGAGCGGGTCGGCTTGACGGAGCGGGCGGACGATCTCGTCGCGGCTTACTCGGGGGGGATGCGGCGCCGGCTGGAGATCGCGCGCGGGTTGATTCACCGTCCCAAGATTCTCTTTCTCGATGAGCCGACGATCGGCCTCGATCCGCAGTCGCGCCGGGTGGTCTGGGACCTTTTACAACAATTTCGAAAGAATGAAAACCTGACGATCTTTTTGACGACCCATTATATGGACGAGGCCGACCTTCTTTGCGAACGGATCGCGATCATCGATGCCGGCAAGATCGTGGTGATGGACAGCCCGGAGAATCTCAAAAAGAAAATTCCCGGAAGCGACATCATCGAGATCTCCATCGAAGGAGAGCGGGAAGGGCTGCCGGCCTCTCTCGA contains:
- a CDS encoding ATP-binding cassette domain-containing protein, which produces MIQNEASNAIIVKNLVKRYDAFNALDHIDLTVPFGECFGSLGPNGAGKTTLIRILTGLIHPTEGEAIVAGHDVAKRPDAVRRSIGVVSQAMTTDLDLTGRENLDIYGKYYQVPDKERRERIGDLLERVGLTERADDLVAAYSGGMRRRLEIARGLIHRPKILFLDEPTIGLDPQSRRVVWDLLQQFRKNENLTIFLTTHYMDEADLLCERIAIIDAGKIVVMDSPENLKKKIPGSDIIEISIEGEREGLPASLESLPSVHKVVVEEGLLRVFADQGAQSVPVLMEAIQKQGLKVQSISVKQQTLEEVFIHYTGRSIRTEDTKKVSYFIGAGVPRKWGR